A window of Leptospira hartskeerlii contains these coding sequences:
- a CDS encoding general secretion pathway protein GspC → MNAIFIEFRKHTFYVLIPVVIFFSFSLAYLCRGILLLFLTPNVQTGSSTSAPRRPVAENSITVEMSKEMVTGSLFRGSLAPPPGEVPAGADGTPGAPPDTGEGEEMRVTGTLSGHWSFARVTILEKGKQSAEEFAMGEAVGGYKVKSILLNHVVLEKGGQSLKVEIGQTPGEARAKLGAQADVPGGPPAADTVRKILSRQDVNRKLANVAELYKGKFGPYLENNTIAGYKIYSIGSDHIFYSLGARTGDVVRRVNGMPLNDTVKMMEIWNSLKTADKVSVDVERMGKILSYEFIIRN, encoded by the coding sequence ATGAACGCAATTTTTATCGAATTCAGAAAACATACATTCTATGTTCTGATCCCTGTCGTGATATTTTTTTCCTTCTCTCTGGCGTATCTTTGTAGAGGGATACTTCTACTTTTTCTGACCCCGAATGTGCAAACAGGTTCCTCCACTTCAGCACCCAGAAGACCCGTAGCCGAAAATTCAATAACCGTTGAAATGTCCAAGGAAATGGTCACGGGTTCCTTATTTAGGGGAAGTCTAGCTCCTCCTCCTGGGGAAGTTCCCGCAGGTGCAGATGGGACCCCTGGAGCTCCTCCAGATACTGGAGAAGGGGAAGAGATGAGAGTCACTGGAACCTTAAGTGGTCACTGGAGTTTTGCCCGAGTCACTATTCTTGAAAAAGGGAAGCAAAGTGCGGAAGAATTCGCAATGGGAGAAGCAGTCGGCGGATACAAAGTAAAGTCCATTCTTCTCAACCATGTTGTCCTGGAAAAAGGGGGGCAATCTCTCAAGGTAGAGATAGGCCAAACACCGGGAGAAGCCAGGGCCAAGTTAGGAGCACAGGCGGATGTCCCAGGAGGACCACCTGCTGCTGATACAGTGCGTAAAATTCTGTCCAGACAAGACGTGAATAGAAAATTAGCGAACGTAGCAGAACTTTATAAGGGAAAATTCGGTCCTTATTTGGAAAATAACACGATCGCGGGTTACAAAATATACAGTATAGGCAGCGATCATATTTTTTATTCTTTGGGAGCTAGGACCGGAGACGTGGTGCGACGGGTAAACGGAATGCCCTTAAACGATACGGTGAAAATGATGGAAATATGGAATTCCTTGAAAACGGCCGATAAAGTATCCGTAGACGTAGAGAGAATGGGCAAGATATTGTCCTATGAATTCATCATCCGGAATTAA
- a CDS encoding M23 family metallopeptidase translates to MSSRNIKRKSSRRSSLGSRRHPDAADIKYVKRTILCLPIISAMVASALSADPLKNYENAINDYANKDSSFFTDKEERKIKQLFSQSPEEWEEDKYSSLSYNKDKSNLELPSFISINPIVSSKIVSQSGFIIKSYIVKPKDTLFRIAKSLKTTAAKISEANGLNKGSVLKVGQSLSVPVKVGNASRQKIEYKRVFITPVLGARFSSRYGKRKDPFHTGGGGYHTGIDMAGPQGAPILASADGVVSFAGVNGGYGNSVIIDHPNGYRTMYAHCAKITVEEGTKVKAGTVIGAVGRTGSATGSHLHFEVFYNGKRINPEVALRKTLKIVTNLDPGKVAKL, encoded by the coding sequence ATGAGCTCACGGAATATAAAAAGAAAAAGTAGCCGTCGTTCTTCCTTAGGTTCAAGAAGGCATCCCGATGCGGCCGATATTAAATATGTGAAACGGACGATTCTTTGCCTTCCCATTATATCCGCCATGGTGGCTTCGGCTTTATCGGCCGATCCGCTCAAAAATTACGAAAACGCAATCAACGATTACGCGAATAAAGATTCTTCCTTCTTCACTGACAAGGAAGAGCGTAAGATCAAACAATTATTCTCTCAATCCCCGGAAGAATGGGAAGAAGATAAATATTCTTCTCTCAGCTACAATAAAGATAAGTCCAATCTGGAACTTCCTTCTTTTATAAGTATCAATCCTATCGTTTCTTCCAAGATAGTTAGCCAAAGCGGCTTTATTATAAAATCCTATATTGTAAAACCTAAGGATACGTTATTCAGGATCGCTAAATCCTTAAAGACCACTGCTGCTAAAATCTCAGAAGCAAACGGTTTAAACAAAGGTTCCGTTCTAAAAGTAGGACAGAGCTTAAGTGTTCCTGTAAAAGTTGGGAATGCATCCCGCCAAAAGATAGAATACAAACGAGTATTCATCACTCCAGTTTTAGGTGCTAGATTTTCTTCCAGATATGGCAAAAGAAAAGATCCATTCCACACGGGTGGAGGTGGTTACCATACTGGGATAGATATGGCTGGCCCTCAAGGAGCACCGATCTTAGCTTCCGCAGATGGTGTGGTAAGTTTTGCCGGAGTGAACGGCGGTTACGGGAACTCAGTCATCATAGATCATCCAAACGGTTATAGGACCATGTATGCGCATTGCGCTAAAATTACAGTGGAAGAGGGAACGAAAGTGAAAGCTGGCACGGTCATAGGTGCCGTAGGTCGTACGGGCTCTGCCACAGGTTCCCATCTCCATTTCGAGGTGTTCTATAACGGAAAAAGGATCAATCCTGAGGTAGCACTTAGGAAGACCTTAAAAATTGTTACTAACCTGGACCCAGGCAAAGTAGCAAAGCTTTAA
- a CDS encoding type II secretion system-associated lipoprotein produces MHEMVRFFAFLLALFTIQCGARLIKKEKLFEINEHYQDKIYSLKKDTKVSMTETFKKGMLVRIYVESTPSLIKVKCFPADQKREHAIGRLIAYQVNDDLEKKTISIEDLDKIVANELTEYKKKK; encoded by the coding sequence ATGCATGAAATGGTGCGATTCTTCGCTTTTTTACTGGCTCTATTTACCATACAGTGCGGAGCCAGGTTGATCAAAAAAGAGAAGTTATTCGAGATCAACGAACACTACCAAGATAAGATATACAGCCTTAAAAAAGACACAAAAGTCTCTATGACTGAAACTTTTAAGAAGGGAATGTTGGTCCGAATCTATGTCGAATCGACTCCTTCCCTAATCAAAGTGAAATGTTTCCCGGCAGACCAGAAAAGGGAACATGCGATCGGCAGGCTGATCGCCTATCAGGTAAACGATGATTTAGAGAAAAAGACCATTAGTATAGAGGATTTGGATAAGATCGTTGCAAATGAGCTCACGGAATATAAAAAGAAAAAGTAG
- a CDS encoding YifB family Mg chelatase-like AAA ATPase, with protein sequence METCKLTKFLGASLEGILPFPISVEINIKRGIPRFLITGLPGPSIKESADRIRIAIENSGFEYSLQNILVHLAPAGRKKEGTYLDLPIAAGILYLTEQLPPSKNLEHFLFLGELGLDGSVRPLKGILPILSGLANLGFTAAVVPFENRKEASILGKFPIYAISHLKDLVSLAKGDIKPELKGEIKIRSEELPGKSELHKSQLPAIRAIQIASAGFHHCLLSGPPGAGKTMLARMAYGFLPKIQEKEGIELLGIRSLQEILSDTEIERPFRSPHHTISDISLAGGSSSLRMGEVSLAGNGILFLDELSEFHSRNLQVLREPMEEGQITISRIRGSITYPASFLFIGATNPCPCGYYQTLIKECNCSVASIRNYQSPFTGPFLDRIEIFYHLGFSGNTDAEKVSINLKSIRDSIQSAADIQYRRLFRETGKLYNGRLRGEEVERMIPLSKECETIFWKAVHSQKFSLRKVAHFRKVARTIADLEGSEEILLRNLEEALVFLNSGWSPENRAVT encoded by the coding sequence ATGGAAACATGTAAACTGACCAAATTTCTGGGAGCATCTCTGGAGGGAATACTTCCCTTTCCAATATCCGTAGAGATCAATATTAAAAGAGGGATCCCAAGGTTCCTAATCACAGGACTTCCAGGCCCTTCCATCAAAGAATCAGCAGATAGGATACGGATCGCAATAGAGAACAGCGGATTCGAGTATTCCCTCCAGAATATTCTGGTCCATCTTGCTCCTGCCGGCAGAAAAAAAGAAGGGACATACTTAGATCTTCCTATCGCCGCAGGAATTTTATATTTAACAGAGCAATTACCTCCCTCGAAAAACCTAGAACATTTTCTTTTCTTAGGAGAACTCGGACTAGATGGTTCCGTAAGACCTCTGAAAGGAATTCTACCTATACTCTCCGGTCTTGCGAATTTAGGTTTTACGGCGGCAGTTGTCCCGTTTGAAAACCGAAAAGAAGCATCTATCCTCGGAAAATTTCCGATCTATGCGATCTCCCATCTAAAAGATTTAGTCTCTTTAGCGAAAGGAGATATCAAGCCTGAGCTCAAAGGTGAGATAAAGATCAGATCGGAAGAGCTCCCAGGGAAATCCGAACTTCATAAAAGTCAGTTGCCTGCTATACGAGCGATCCAGATCGCAAGTGCAGGATTTCATCATTGTTTATTGTCAGGTCCGCCGGGTGCAGGAAAAACGATGCTCGCGAGAATGGCTTACGGATTTCTTCCTAAGATCCAAGAGAAAGAAGGAATTGAACTATTAGGAATACGTTCTTTACAAGAGATACTTTCCGATACTGAAATAGAAAGACCCTTTAGAAGTCCTCATCATACAATATCAGATATTTCACTCGCTGGAGGTTCGAGCAGTTTAAGAATGGGAGAAGTCTCCCTCGCCGGAAACGGAATATTATTCTTAGATGAACTTTCAGAATTCCATTCCCGCAATTTACAAGTATTAAGGGAACCGATGGAGGAAGGACAAATTACGATCTCGAGGATCAGAGGATCTATCACCTACCCTGCTTCTTTTTTGTTCATAGGTGCCACCAATCCCTGCCCTTGTGGATATTACCAAACTTTAATAAAAGAATGTAATTGTAGTGTCGCAAGTATACGGAATTACCAATCCCCCTTTACGGGTCCTTTTTTGGATCGGATCGAAATATTCTACCATCTAGGTTTTTCAGGAAATACTGATGCGGAGAAGGTTTCCATAAATCTAAAATCGATTCGAGACTCCATCCAATCCGCGGCAGATATACAATACCGAAGATTATTTAGAGAAACAGGAAAATTATATAACGGAAGATTGCGAGGAGAAGAAGTAGAAAGAATGATCCCTCTTTCCAAGGAATGTGAAACTATCTTTTGGAAAGCTGTTCATAGCCAAAAGTTCAGCCTTCGTAAGGTGGCTCATTTTAGAAAGGTAGCGAGAACGATTGCAGATCTGGAAGGTTCGGAGGAAATACTTTTGAGGAATTTGGAGGAGGCCCTTGTTTTCCTGAATTCCGGATGGTCTCCGGAAAACAGGGCCGTAACCTAA
- a CDS encoding YraN family protein, with protein sequence MGYSSKRRVIKGKEGENIATELLLKLGHTILERNFRIKRGEIDIISEKENVLYFTEVKYWARTSPLHPLEIFGTNKIRRMKTAATYYLSKNVSFRDHFVSFSLALITEKRELKYYLHLF encoded by the coding sequence ATGGGATATAGCTCCAAACGAAGAGTAATAAAAGGGAAAGAAGGAGAAAATATTGCCACAGAACTTCTTCTTAAGTTAGGCCATACCATTTTAGAAAGAAACTTCCGGATCAAAAGGGGAGAAATCGACATAATCAGTGAGAAAGAAAACGTCCTTTATTTTACGGAAGTGAAATACTGGGCCAGAACTTCTCCGCTTCACCCACTGGAAATCTTCGGAACAAACAAGATCCGAAGAATGAAAACGGCAGCCACGTATTATTTGAGTAAAAACGTTTCGTTTAGAGATCATTTTGTCTCCTTCTCTCTGGCCCTAATTACTGAAAAAAGGGAACTGAAATATTATCTTCATCTATTCTAA
- a CDS encoding HD-GYP domain-containing protein, producing MKKLNVSELKPGMRFTKPVYLDKENLFITSNTPITDSDLERLKRFGITEVLTHGDILVIDVDPERLETQLEDFIISTIVDEDLLPLKGIYDNLNRIKVQFSNLYKNTFALVQDVYRKVADDKIFDFGPVREQGEALSDFVRTHNNLSYLILGMNNPGYYLYNQITTSTFYALIIGKLLDFSRPKMVDLAISCLVADVGMTKVPATISEKTDQLTDEEYKSILKHTIIGYQVLTQRVKIKNSLAVVALQHHERFDGKGYPQKIAATAIEENARIYAIADNFSALITNRPHRQRVLPHEAIKSMISMDVGKFDLKIVRTFLNQVSLYPVGSCVELSDKRVGVVLAANADKPLRPSIRIIKDEYGTFVRNLVLVDLVKENHLFIVKALDLQEATANS from the coding sequence ATGAAAAAATTGAACGTGTCCGAATTGAAGCCGGGTATGAGATTCACGAAACCCGTATATCTGGACAAAGAGAATCTGTTCATCACCTCTAATACTCCGATCACTGATTCGGACTTGGAGCGTTTGAAAAGATTCGGGATCACCGAAGTATTAACCCATGGTGATATTCTGGTCATAGATGTGGATCCAGAAAGATTGGAAACCCAATTAGAGGATTTTATCATCAGCACGATCGTAGACGAGGACCTTCTTCCATTGAAGGGAATTTACGATAACCTGAACCGCATTAAAGTACAATTTTCCAATCTGTATAAAAACACTTTCGCATTAGTACAAGATGTTTATAGAAAAGTTGCTGACGATAAGATATTTGATTTTGGCCCAGTGAGAGAACAAGGAGAAGCTCTTTCCGACTTCGTAAGGACTCACAATAATCTTTCTTATCTCATCCTTGGAATGAATAACCCTGGATATTATCTGTACAACCAGATCACTACTTCCACATTCTACGCTTTGATTATAGGAAAACTTTTGGACTTCTCCCGTCCTAAAATGGTAGATCTTGCAATTTCCTGTTTGGTAGCAGATGTGGGAATGACCAAAGTTCCTGCAACCATCTCCGAAAAAACAGACCAACTTACAGACGAAGAATACAAATCCATTTTAAAACATACGATCATAGGTTATCAGGTTCTGACCCAAAGGGTCAAAATTAAGAACAGTTTGGCGGTAGTAGCTCTTCAACACCATGAACGTTTTGATGGAAAGGGTTATCCTCAGAAAATTGCAGCCACAGCAATCGAAGAGAATGCTAGAATATACGCGATTGCGGATAATTTTTCCGCTCTGATCACAAACAGACCTCATCGACAAAGAGTACTTCCTCACGAGGCAATCAAGTCTATGATCAGCATGGATGTGGGCAAGTTTGACCTGAAAATTGTACGCACCTTCTTGAACCAAGTTTCCTTATATCCTGTGGGCTCCTGTGTGGAACTTTCAGATAAAAGAGTAGGAGTTGTTCTTGCTGCGAATGCGGACAAACCGTTAAGACCTTCTATTCGCATTATAAAAGACGAATATGGAACTTTTGTGCGCAACTTAGTTCTCGTGGATCTGGTAAAAGAGAACCATCTATTTATCGTCAAGGCATTAGATCTACAAGAAGCCACTGCAAATTCTTAA
- a CDS encoding EscU/YscU/HrcU family type III secretion system export apparatus switch protein: MDCVKFGIALKFTPNENKGPKILAKGEGLLGEKIKGVAKRHGVPIVEDAPLAEALSPIPVGQEIPENLYRAVAGVFAFVLSQKAEAK; encoded by the coding sequence ATGGACTGCGTGAAATTCGGAATCGCCCTAAAGTTTACACCGAACGAAAATAAAGGACCCAAAATCCTAGCCAAGGGAGAAGGTCTATTAGGTGAAAAGATCAAGGGAGTAGCGAAGAGGCACGGAGTTCCAATAGTGGAGGATGCTCCTTTGGCCGAAGCACTTTCTCCGATACCGGTAGGACAAGAAATTCCGGAAAATTTATACAGAGCGGTTGCGGGTGTTTTTGCTTTCGTACTCAGCCAAAAAGCGGAAGCAAAGTAA
- a CDS encoding ribonuclease HII, producing the protein MPLANFEPEELKFFSEFLPCGIDEAGRGPYAGPLSVGMVSFTPEVLEKIYSGQILKGLNDSKKLTESKRESLFQEIQETAHKIAHAFLSHTYIDRYGINRAVLEGILKCYRKASDAPIENTGRKLLLLIDGNYNFSKYKESEEVKRQSYYYKKGDSRIASIAAASIIAKVKRDRFMKAIASKFPGYGFEAHKGYGSAGHEQAIRDLGLARIHRRSFTKKFHATDSSSQSD; encoded by the coding sequence ATGCCTCTCGCAAATTTTGAACCGGAAGAATTGAAATTTTTTTCGGAGTTTCTTCCTTGCGGGATAGACGAAGCAGGAAGAGGTCCTTATGCAGGCCCTTTATCCGTAGGAATGGTTTCTTTTACTCCAGAAGTTTTGGAAAAGATCTATTCAGGGCAGATCTTAAAGGGACTCAACGATTCCAAAAAATTGACCGAATCCAAGCGTGAATCTTTGTTTCAAGAAATACAAGAAACAGCCCACAAAATTGCTCACGCATTCTTATCTCATACCTATATAGATCGTTACGGAATCAATAGAGCGGTCTTAGAAGGAATATTGAAATGTTATAGAAAGGCCTCCGACGCTCCGATAGAAAATACTGGAAGAAAACTTCTGCTCTTAATAGACGGAAACTATAATTTTTCCAAATATAAGGAATCGGAAGAGGTAAAACGCCAGTCTTACTATTATAAAAAAGGGGATTCCAGGATCGCAAGTATCGCGGCCGCATCCATTATCGCAAAAGTAAAACGGGACCGTTTTATGAAAGCGATCGCTTCCAAGTTTCCCGGTTATGGATTCGAAGCACATAAAGGATACGGCAGCGCGGGACATGAACAAGCAATCCGGGATCTGGGACTAGCAAGAATCCACAGAAGATCCTTCACAAAAAAATTCCATGCTACCGATTCCTCCTCCCAATCCGATTGA
- the rplS gene encoding 50S ribosomal protein L19, producing MKELLKGGLPTEANRTLNFNVGDTVKVHYKIQESGKERVQVYEGVVISISNGGNGKSFTVRRISYDVGVERVFPLYSPRIAKIELIRKGKVRRSKLFFLRERSGKSARIRELKGGKILVAEDRKRQTAEEAKATTATAETTAAE from the coding sequence ATGAAAGAACTTTTAAAAGGCGGACTTCCTACAGAAGCAAATCGTACCCTGAACTTCAACGTTGGGGATACTGTAAAGGTCCATTATAAAATCCAAGAATCCGGTAAGGAAAGGGTCCAGGTGTACGAAGGAGTTGTGATCTCCATCTCCAACGGCGGAAACGGAAAATCTTTCACCGTTCGTAGGATCTCCTATGACGTGGGCGTAGAAAGAGTATTTCCACTTTATTCTCCTCGTATCGCTAAAATTGAACTAATACGTAAAGGTAAGGTTCGTCGTTCTAAACTATTCTTCTTAAGAGAACGTTCTGGAAAATCTGCTCGTATTCGCGAGTTGAAAGGCGGAAAAATCTTAGTTGCAGAAGACAGAAAACGCCAAACTGCAGAAGAAGCAAAAGCTACTACTGCAACTGCGGAAACTACTGCAGCAGAATAA
- the trmD gene encoding tRNA (guanosine(37)-N1)-methyltransferase TrmD, whose amino-acid sequence MKFNFITLFPNKVQAYFSEGLQEKAIQKGVFSVNIVHLRDFSNNKHLKVDDTPYGGGPGMLLKVEPIDLALKSLGEDRGLVILTTPSGIPFDQNVAEKLAKLEKPITLISGYYEGVDHRVTEHLVDIELSLGNYVISAGDLASLCITDAVSRLLPGFLGDRESLEEESHNERDVLEYPQYTKPSEYNGWKVPEILLGGNHAAIESWRNANRKKVDPDITRNL is encoded by the coding sequence ATGAAATTTAATTTTATTACCTTATTCCCAAACAAAGTCCAGGCTTACTTCTCGGAAGGACTTCAGGAGAAGGCGATCCAGAAGGGAGTATTCTCCGTTAATATTGTACATCTTAGAGACTTCTCCAATAATAAACATCTAAAGGTAGACGACACACCTTATGGCGGTGGTCCGGGAATGCTTTTAAAAGTAGAGCCTATAGACCTGGCCTTAAAGTCATTGGGAGAAGATAGAGGACTCGTAATTCTTACGACTCCATCCGGAATTCCATTCGATCAGAACGTTGCGGAGAAATTAGCTAAGCTTGAAAAGCCTATCACTCTTATATCAGGATACTATGAAGGAGTGGATCATAGGGTAACAGAGCATCTTGTTGACATAGAACTGTCCCTTGGAAATTATGTAATTTCAGCCGGAGATTTGGCTAGCCTCTGTATTACGGATGCTGTGTCCAGGCTTTTGCCCGGCTTTTTAGGCGACCGAGAGAGCCTGGAAGAAGAATCTCATAACGAAAGGGATGTTTTAGAATATCCACAATATACGAAACCTTCCGAGTACAATGGCTGGAAGGTTCCTGAAATTCTCTTGGGCGGAAACCACGCGGCGATCGAATCTTGGCGCAATGCCAATCGAAAGAAAGTCGACCCTGATATTACGAGGAATTTATGA
- the rimM gene encoding ribosome maturation factor RimM (Essential for efficient processing of 16S rRNA) has protein sequence MTETRILTGHLGKPFGLKGFVRLVAEDSSVPELKFPIQAILEFPSREPVPVKILKSSLQAGKILLQLEGINSPEEASSLTGGKLYIDRSHFPKSKNEEYYLFELKGLKAISEDGKELGWELIDILENPAHSILVFRTEDSEVLVPYVEKHVGKVILEEGKIVLKSPEDWNEI, from the coding sequence TTGACTGAGACTCGAATCCTAACCGGACATTTAGGAAAACCCTTCGGACTGAAGGGTTTTGTCCGACTGGTGGCAGAGGATAGCTCTGTTCCTGAACTCAAATTTCCTATCCAAGCGATCTTAGAATTTCCCTCTCGGGAACCTGTGCCTGTTAAGATCCTAAAGTCCTCTTTACAAGCAGGAAAGATACTATTACAATTAGAAGGGATCAACTCTCCCGAAGAAGCTTCCTCCTTAACAGGTGGAAAACTGTATATAGATCGTTCTCATTTTCCCAAATCCAAAAACGAAGAATATTATTTATTCGAGTTAAAAGGACTGAAAGCAATCTCTGAAGATGGAAAAGAACTTGGTTGGGAATTGATAGACATACTAGAAAATCCGGCACATTCTATCCTAGTCTTTCGAACGGAAGATTCCGAGGTCTTAGTTCCCTATGTGGAGAAACATGTAGGAAAAGTGATCTTAGAAGAAGGTAAGATCGTTTTGAAAAGTCCTGAGGATTGGAATGAAATTTAA
- a CDS encoding KH domain-containing protein, with product MEELIRYIVTSLVDHPEEISVREIEGDEQTVLELRVSPKDVGKVIGKNGRIAKSLRAILTAASIKAGKNFSLEIID from the coding sequence ATGGAAGAGCTGATCCGCTATATCGTTACTTCTCTAGTAGATCATCCGGAGGAGATTTCAGTACGTGAAATCGAGGGCGACGAACAAACCGTCCTAGAACTCCGGGTTTCCCCGAAGGATGTGGGGAAAGTGATCGGCAAAAATGGTAGGATCGCAAAGTCCTTAAGAGCGATCTTAACCGCAGCTTCCATCAAAGCCGGAAAAAATTTCTCCTTAGAAATTATTGACTGA
- the rpsP gene encoding 30S ribosomal protein S16 yields the protein MVKIRLQRTGAKNNPHYRVVAADSRSPRDGKFIDILGHYHPAEVKSQTVLDKDKILGWLNKGAQPTGTVLNLIKHEGIWAEYKQSLKK from the coding sequence TTGGTTAAGATCAGACTACAAAGAACCGGAGCCAAAAACAACCCTCACTACCGGGTAGTGGCTGCAGATAGCCGTTCCCCTAGAGACGGTAAATTTATCGATATTCTTGGACACTATCACCCAGCAGAGGTGAAAAGCCAAACAGTCCTGGATAAAGACAAAATTTTAGGCTGGCTCAACAAAGGTGCTCAACCTACCGGAACCGTTCTGAACCTCATTAAACACGAGGGGATTTGGGCGGAATATAAACAATCCCTGAAGAAGTAA